The nucleotide window TCTCTCAATCATGTATCATCAGCACTCATGGCTGAAGCCATTGATGTCCGTCTTGCGATAGCTACTGCCGTCTACTCAACGTCCGATTCCTGGCAGTTCTCTCTGATTCTCTATCACTCATCAAGCTATTGAAGAATGGTGGATTTCAGCCGGAACTTTTCGGTATCATGTTTAATATCTATCACTACTTGACTTACTTTGATGTTATCTCTTGTAATTTCATTTTCCGAAACTTCAATGGAGTGGCTGATGCAGTAGCAAAATCAGCTTTCTCTTTGGTTGTAACCATACTAGTTGGGTGAAAACTTATGTATTTTCTTGAGTTGTAAATGTACATATCATAATCTATATATACAACAGTTTGTTTATCAGTTCTTCTAATCTAGCGATATACATAATCGGATCcaagaaaaatctaaaatcagGGACATGTGAGATTTGATATTTGTGACACCAAAATCTCGCTCAAGCATATTGTTGTTTAGAGCCGCCTTTTTTGCAGAGTTATGAAGATAGAAAGGAAAAAATGAGAGATTTAAGAAAGACAGAGAGAACAATAAGATGAGGAGGAAATGTCTCAAGAGCTTATAGGTCTGATACCATGAAAACTCATGTATTTCCTTGAGTTGTAAATTTACagaacataatttatatatacaatagttTGTTTATCAGTTTCTCTAATCTAGTGATATACACAATCGGATCCAAGAATATAGGATGTTGTTTGGCATATTCTTTCAGTTGTTTAATCAAAAAAAACACCTCGGATTTATAcagtattttaaatttaatgaatCATATCATAACTAAAAGgcttgtctttttctttttcttttctttctcttttctttttcttccggGCAACTAAAAAGGCTTATCTACttggaaataatattaaatattttatatatatattaaagctTCAATTTCAGACCTAAGTCCATCTCATTTGTTACGAATCTTACACTCACTCTATATCTTCTCTCTCTTTGGTAGTGATGATGGATATGTACAAAGATGATAGCTCACCATATTGTTATTTCCATCCAAAGGAAAAATATGTTGGAGTTTGTCCCTTCTGTTTGAACGAGAGGCTTCTTGTTTTAGCTTCAAAGCAGAGATCATCGCGAACTAAACACTTGTCATCTTCACCAATCATTGGTAGTCTCCCTAAGATCTTCGCCTTGAGCTCTCTTCTCAGTCGCCTCGATCTCCGTCTCCATCGGAAATTCCATCCCTCCTCCGATCTTGACGTTTCCACGAGCCAAGAAGGTGCACAATTATAtaccctatatatatatgttctcgTACATATTACAGTATTACAAACGATTTATATATacttcatacatatatatatatatatatatataaattctagTATATCTTAATATAATTAACTCTAAAAGCCTCATACCTCAAGATCTAATTCCAATATGTTCTAAAAAAAAGATCTAACTCCAATTGGACCGTTCCTTTTTATCGTAAACGGAATTTTTCTTTGTAGTTTCCAAAAAGAAGATTTTCATTATCTCTCCCCACACAATATTTATtggtaattaatattaatatcatCAGTACACTTTTATATTCTGAAATTGTTTTTGaactttataatataaatatttttgtaagacCATATGTATTTCTGTTAGACAGTTTTTCTTTAGAAATACGTGCatataatgtatattaaaacttaattattctacaaattaataattattcaaatttaatttatttttgggGGTCCCAGATTCTTTTATATCGATAAAATTCGGAAACGATGGAAATGCATCGTGGGAGAGAAAAACGGTGTCAAAGGTCTGTGTAGacaacaacacaaactcaaCATGTAAGACACAACAATCCCCTATAACGAGCATTGTAGAGTACAACAGTCCCAAGTCATCGCTTAAGTGGCGCAAACGTATTGGTCATCTTTTCCACGTCATTAAACTTAGATCGGGATCGTCCACGTCTT belongs to Brassica rapa cultivar Chiifu-401-42 chromosome A07, CAAS_Brap_v3.01, whole genome shotgun sequence and includes:
- the LOC103829366 gene encoding uncharacterized protein LOC103829366, with product MMDMYKDDSSPYCYFHPKEKYVGVCPFCLNERLLVLASKQRSSRTKHLSSSPIIGSLPKIFALSSLLSRLDLRLHRKFHPSSDLDVSTSQEDSFISIKFGNDGNASWERKTVSKVCVDNNTNSTCKTQQSPITSIVEYNSPKSSLKWRKRIGHLFHVIKLRSGSSTSSCHVASSSSKVEGTKVRKQGWMVRTLTRRKSKKSKS